ATATTCATTATTGCAGGTCTAACTATGTGCATGTAATGGAAATGTTGGTTATTCCCGATATCCCTTTATTTACgtgttaaaaaaatgaaaaatcttTTTCAAATCTTCTGTGGAGGGGGGGTCTTTCAGAAATATGTCACCTTTTTCAGCCCTTCTGAGTTTGCAGGTATGACCATAAAATAAGGTATTTTAGAGGAGGACAGGGAGGAGCTGATTGACCTTTTGGACTGTTTGGACATAATAGCATATCCAACACAAGATAATGTAAAAAGCCTCCTATTTAccatgaacaaaccatttataactgtgaacaaatgctttactgatgataaatgatgtatgaacaataaattactaatgatgaacaaaccattaactaataagtaacaaaggcttaaaaAATTATGAATCGtatgtagttattataaagtgttactgcATCCTGCTAAAAGTTGCACACAAACAGATGATCCAGAAGCCAAGATATGCATTCGAAAAGATGTCCTTAATTGCTTGTTCCTCCCTAAAAGAAGCTTTCGCAAGCTCACAAGATGTTTTGCACATGTATGAGGACAAAAAGCCAACAACTAAACAGCTTTTGAAGTTACTCGATGCCTCTCCTTCAACTCAAGCAGAGAACCAGAGCTTTCATTTCCTGCAACTTTACATTAGAGGATTACAGGTCTCAGAAGGATGTTAAGATTTATCACAGGGTCAAATATCGTCTGTGTTAACAAGATTGAGATCATGATCACTGCAGTAGATGGACTGGCACAATGACCTGTAGAGCATACACGTGGTGCCGTTTTGGAACTGCCATGGGCATATGCTTCCTATCCTGAACTAcgcactgaatttgacagtatACTGATTGATAAGAGCACCTATACATTCACCATAGTTTATTGTGGTGTGTCTCATCTGAATGTAACAGAAGCAGAAGGCTAACTTCAATACAGATGGTTAAGTACAAGGCTGATATTTTTGGACATCTGAACAAAAATGAGGTGAAAATAATCAGTTAAATCAGCATTTATCTCTCTTTTGTTTTGGGGCATACTGTGGGATGTTTTACCTGCAATATCAGCACAATATTGCATATTGTGTATAATACTTTGGGTGACAACATATCCAGCTTGGATGCAGTTCAAATGGTGGATCTTGTACCCATGAAGCCTTCCGTGCCCCTCCAGTTGATCAATGAGTACCGGTACAGTCCCAGGTGTTTTAAAATCCTCGGAAGTGTGTGCATTCTTATAACAATGTCATGCACCGTGTTCAACTGGTGAATCTTACCATGTCTTAAACCGAGTTTAAAATAGAATGTGATTGACTAGTGTAAAGGAGCCATAGTACCAGCCTATTCTTGCCTCTGAATATGTGAATGATAGCCTATCTTGAAATAACATGATAATTTCATGTTATAACGTGAAAATATCATTATCTTGAAATAGcgtgataatttcatgtaataaTGTGATAAATATCTTGTAAAAACGTGAAAATATCATATCTTGAAATAACATGGTATTTTCATGTTATAACGGGATAATTTCATGTATTAACTTGATACATAGCTTGTTAAAACGTGAAAAAGAAACTTAACATAATTCACATAATACTGAGCCTTTTGTTTTAGTGTGGGAGCAATACGCTCACGCACACTTTGACAGAGTACTGTAACAAGGATTTTCTATTTTCTATTATCTTTTTTCTATATTAAGTGCAATAATATGTACGCATTCTTGATGGAATTAACAGAGTTGACAAACACAATGGAatggataataataataatatatatatatatatatatatataatatatatatatatatatatatatatatatatatatatatactttattaaTAGAATTTTACATAATGCTGAAAGCTTAAAAACAGATAGTTAAACTTAATCATTTCATGTTTGAATACATGTAATTGGTGAAAGTTTGTCAAAATATATAACATTCGGTTTAAggtgacactacaggtgaatagggtaacatttttaacaagcagatGACGCACTATGCACTAAGAagcactatgaaacttccccagttgattacttacattaatatgagaaaaaaatggattacaagttttctgtaatttaatttttagatatgcaaattaggcattatctagTTAAATAtgtgctaatttgcatacattttaaaacacaAAAGCTGAGCATTGGCTTCAGCCAGGTATGTTTTAattgtgttcagatattagatgggGGAAAAATTACAGAAGGATTTATGgatatctacttttgttatcctgtacATCAGAATATGCTGTCAATAGCATTAAAAaatcgagttttgccatgtttttaggcataaaatgtcatgtaagtcaggctaggaataatatatcaacaaacccctctgtaaaaATCCTCTAAATATACTGGTAGTTAGGCATATgtctagaaagtttggtgtatgtaagtacttctgaagtggagtttttgtgctcagagtgggagaggaaactcattttgagaaaacagccttgaaagacagccaatgagattctgttctcagcctagacttgCTTTTGAACTTTTGTgattggttgctgatacaaaggaagtgtccatatatggatcacatagcgtgatacaggaaaGCTTTCCAATGGTACTACACATGATATGTTTTGGATCACGTtcgcgggagtgcatgcaaggttagaatgctaacttttgctgaatttaggagaaatatacaggcgcgagtagacacaatataatgaaataaacacctacaTGCGTAAATCAGACTTTTTGGTTGTAGCagtgtgatagaatacatgTTTACCGtttgccgccatcttgaatttagtcacaataagtcgagcgacgagtacgaatgtaaaggtatgataagggatcagatccaaaaaataattccgtagaaatgcatggattccagttgctgctactggaagcaactggaatccatgcatttccacagaattatttttggagatgagctatgagacaaaagttcacactcggtatcatgtttcaacacactttaggtcaacatCACAcagaacttctcctttaatgttTCATTTGAAATCATGTTGTGCTGATGCCTGATTCCTTCAGTTTCAGTCTCATCCTCTcgatctctctgtctttctcatacAGCATGTCCTCCATCctcccgttctctctctccagctctcgTTGTTCTAGCAGGAGCTTCTCTAGCTCTGTACTTTTCTCTCCAACACCTCTACTCTGTTTCAGATCATTAATAatcttctctttcactctgatATCCTGACGTAGATTTTCAATTTCTCTGCCCTTCTGCCTGATGAAGTCCTTTTTTAAACTGTTAAATTCTTCCTGTACTTCAGGCAGAATGACCTTCATGAGGATTCTCTGTGCTTCATCCCTGGCTTCTCTCTCATACCTCTCTGtcatctcctccatctcctctctgtgtttcttctctatctcactcttctGTCTCTCAAACTCATCTtttagtctctctttctccatctctgccattctcattttctccctctcctcctccagctgcctCTCCAgctctttcctcttctcctccttttccttCCTCAGTTCTTTCTCCAGCTCTGTTATTCTTCCCTCTAGTTCACTGATCTTTAACTCTTTTTCTTGTATTTCTCCCTTCATCTTGTTTAAAGATCTTTCCATTTCCTTCTTATGTTcactcttcatctctttctcctttctctccatcaGTACCCTCCATTccttctctatccttctctctatggCTGTGCGCTGTCTCTCTGCGTCCTCGTAGGTCTCACTACTGTAGAATTTCTTTCTGTTTCCGGACACCATCTTGTCTATCTTCTCTAGCAGCTGTGTGATCTCAGTGTCATCAGGCCTGTCCTTTATGTTGAGTAGGTGATACCTGTTCTCACATTTCTCTACCAGCTGTCGGAGCTCCTGGCTCCCTGTCTGGAGCAactcctccactctcttctcGCTCAGTCTCCCAGTATGGGTGAAGAGGATCAGTGTGTGTCCCCAACAGCCCTCCCAAAAAATGTCCTCCATTTTCTTCcgcatcctcttctcctccccttcaGATGGCTTCATTGGCATCACCAGGAGGAAGGCGTGAGGTCCTGGGGCGGACAGACGGACACAACGCCCCACGTCCTCTCTCATGTCCTTCTCAGAGAGTCCACTGCAGAACCAGTCAGGAGTGTCCACCACGGTCACCCGCCTCCCAGCCACCTCCTCCTGTCTCTTCTCACTGTGCTGGGTCTCTGTGGATGTGTCTGTGCCCAGGATGATGTCTCCTGCTGCCCTCTTCCCAGATGTGCTCCCTCCCAGCAGCACCAGCCTCAGCTCAGACACAGCAGCAGACACTGGAAGGGCTGGGCCAGGACTATCTCTTCTAACTGTAAACACATCACAGTAAGCCATCACATAGTTACATCATATAGTCACAGTTAAGTCATCGCAGACAGTGTGATCATaaccagtgatgccagtaacgcatTACTCttttttgaccacttttttcggtaacCAGTAATCTAATGCGCTACTATTtccaaaccagtaatcagattaaagttacttctACTACAGATTCAAGTCACTGTccgttactatttttgtcattttccttagtaacaagatatattctttgctttcttcttgtctctggtattaatgtcatgtatgctcaagttttcagcatgaggacaactcacgtgtaaaaccacgcagcaacacaaacgtaaacaacaatggagggaggagagagatgcgcattttagctatacagtcactattttgagtttgtgtccgctaaacatgacaacattaaggtacgttgtacactctgtgctggcgacaaagtgctgtctagctagacaccCCAAGTCTCCTGAAGTtctgggagtctcccgcatattgagaGCGAGCAAGCCAGACCgagacttcaaattgtgtgcatatgagtttagcgcgcacacgatggagagggagagagtgaggggtggtgcgtgtgtgcctgaagcACATCCAAGACAGAAAGCACCCTggcctgttttgctaaatcaaccaatcagttttcagtgtaggtgggaTTGCATTTTCACATCTTTCTacaaaagtgtacccttgtctcataagagtcaACAAGttcaatttaaagagatggtggtccaacggcggaccacaagtggAACGCCACCGGCGGTCCACTATCtaccaatctgattttgctatctgggtagttgccaaggctacatgaaaagcccAAAACtacaaaatctacatattttagtatcacaatttctatctataggccttccttatttggtgtactgactagacattattgaacaaaaaaccgaatttcagtatctaagtagaatAGAGATACCCTGAAATTACTTTtttcaggttgggatgtctgctatacattgttgagattactgttaaaatgcacttccaataaagtgagtattggcaaaatcggttgtcatttttatgttgaggcgacgggggtgttgtcggcagctgctgaaaagTGACTAATAAAGTAATTTGTAGTTACTCTTctaatcaagtaatcagtaaagtaactaagttactttttagaggagtaatcagattactttttcaaggtaattGGAAAAACTGATCATAACATTACACCACAGTTCCATCAAACTCAGATATAACATCATGACAACCACAGCCAGCGAACTTTAACCTACATGTAAGTCTGTCATTTGCTTCTGACCGGTATTTTAGCAACTGAATGAATGAGTCTGACTCCGTAGATAATGGCAGCATATCCTCCACTACAAAATTTGTTTTCGCCAGTGATCATGTGTTTTAGAATGTCCTGATCGGGCCCTATATGTGATATCTAACAATATGTGATATCTAACAATATGTTGACTGGGGCTGTTGCATTCTGggaaaaatgtaatgtaatgtagttgTACCAACCTAAGTGTGCCTTATTGACAATTTTTAATTTGTGCTAGTTGTGCCTACTTAAGTTATCCTTACTTAATCCTTAGATTAGTTGGTAGTTGGCATTTGATGATTTAACTTGAATATTTGAGTTCTTCACTGTCAAGTTGTCAGTCAAATGAAattcacagtcagtcagtcagttgaCTAGACCAATCTTATTATATACCAGTTTTATGTCAACGTCATGAGGAATGGCAAAAACAGTTGTAAATTCCTATTTATTTCTAGATAataattttcatttcatgttttaaTATAGCAATGTGAACAATAACAACTGAATTGAGGAAAAGTGACTCGAGGAAAAACATATGAGAAAGTAGAGCAGAGACCACTGATGACTTACAGTCTAGAGGCTCCTGGGCACTCCATCTTCTCCTGATGCGAGGAAGATCTGGATCTGGGAGcccaacacagaaacacagacagagtAAGCTGTTGAACTACAGCAGTACAGCTATCTAGATTCACAAACTGGATACACTACTTTACGTAACAAAACCCCTTAATTTCACCCCTTCTACATGCCTTACTTACCTAAAAACATTCTATAATTAAATATGTTTTAAGTAGAATTGTGCATAGATTAAGGTTGATTGAGGAGAAAAGGCTACTAAAGTTACCCCTTACTTTTTTGATTTCCCCCCTTAATCAGGGAATCTCTGAATTAACTAAAAGAAGTTGTCCGCACACTGCAATCTCCCAGAATAACTAAATTTATTGAGTTAAAAACATAACGCACCGTTTCGACCCACCAGGGTCTTCATCGGGCATGAGTCGTTATGTTTTTAACTCAATACATTTTGTTATTCTAGGAGATTGCAGTGTGCGGACAACTACTCTTCTTTTCCTTGATAAGCcttttttgtcctgcacctggatTGTATGCACCTGGGATGTGCATACAATCACTTTGAAAATAATGCTTGAATTAACACCTTGAAATAAAATTAGGATATACTTATATTGTCCTTAATTACCCCTTAATCACAACTAATGAAGGGTACCCCTGGCTTGGCACCTTAAATGTAAGATTAAGGGggttcacactcacactttgAAGTGTCGTTTTAAGCTCAAATTAAGGGCCTGTTTTACAAAGGAAGGACCACTTAATATTATTGAAGTGGTTTTGGCATGTGTTCAGGGGTAATTTAAGGTACATTTaagtacatacatttttgtagtGATAATGGGACCATTTCATACTTTTCATATTGTGTTGACATCTTGGTCACTAGACATGGTAGCACACAGGAATAGTTGTCTTATCTAGTACTCACCATCTCCATATATTTCCTTCAGCTCCAGCTGTGTGTCGCTTTCCTCCAGatgtttatctctctcctccagctgtttatctctctcctccagttgtttatctctctcctccagctgtttatctctctcctccagctgtttatttatctcctccagctgtttatctctctcctccagctgtttatttctctcctccagctgtttatctctctcctccagctgtttatctctctcctccagctgtttatctctctcctccagctccctctcttcttcctgcAGTTGAGTTGTCAGGTCTTCATCTTCCAGCTGTTCATCTTCCTCCTGAAGTGTATTCTTGCCCTCTTCTAGTTGTTTCTCCTCTATTGGCTTCTTGCTCTTCTCCAATTGTCTGTTTCTCTTCATTAGCTCTTCAGTTGCCTTCCACCATGCAGGGGGAGCTGGTAGAAACATGATGTAACATTTGTGTAATATTTTCAGTAGTATTGACGTGTTTATTTTGATAagacacacactatatatatattattggcaccttgggtaaagttgactaaaaacagttgactaaaaacagttttagttgactaaaaaataatcttttgatgATTCATTGtgctctcacaatgaaaacaatgaggaaaaatctaaccttgaagggaagaaaaattattctgagaaaaaggaaaatctcataaagaaataaatatgttttttaacgaaaacacgttgctcacaattattggcacccctagaaaaattggttacactttacttgacagtttacttgacagtgtcaacatttttgtcataacaagttagggctaggattggggttagggttaggtttagagttagggttagggttggggttataggattagggttagaggttaggattaggatagttagagtgtcatgtcactcttatgtcgatatgTGAATatgaatagacctctgaagttcgcctacaaagaAGTTGCCATCTTTGAGAtatggggcctcatttataaaactATGCATAGATTCCTCCCTGAGACATTGCGTACGCCCAAAACTCAGAATCTACATACGCACAAAGTTATTCTGATTTCTAAAACTGTGCGGCACACAACTTTACGCAGGTGGCTGCTTATAAATACCCACCTGCGTTgaattgtgcgtgtgtgcacgagCGCCATGCTCCTCCCACCATTGTCATCCCACAATATCCCATAACAAATCAATGCAAAACAAAtttcatgaatattcatgaatATTCTAACAGTTACACCGATCATTTTATTGGCGTTGAAATGATGGCGACATCACATCAATCTGGAGAAGGAAGTCAAAGTTGGCAGACAGCGATATAAGTATGACATTTGGCAAGTGTACCTATGTgaaataagtaggcctaccGACTGACATAGTTCTGTATTAAAATAAGTTAATAACTGTATCATATGTTTTGCCATGTGTTTGGGATCATCATATACAGTGCACCATAAGGTGCGTAGTATTAATATTTGTACTGAAACAAATAATCAAATGGCTAATAATGCGTAGGGCATTATTTTATATCAGCTGGGTTTCTGGTTGTCTCAGAATACCTTGCAGTCTAGTAATCTGTGTCCCAAATGAGAGAAAAGACGTAAGGTGAGTGTAGCGATGTTCAACGGTGTGCGTTTTAATAGAATACATGTTCTAGGAGACTTAGGGAAAAGGTTTTATGGCTTtttattataggcctatattttgtTCACGAAAGCATTATCTCCTTACACATCCGTGGGCGTCAATGTCAGCAGAAGTCAACATGAAATAATTTGCATTAATTTGAATGAATTTCGCATGAAGTTACAATGTAAACATGAACTCTATTAAGGCTAGTAGTCaccacaaatagcctagtatatTGGTAGATTGATTTAGGCTATATTAATACGATTAAGTAACATCAATATCAACATCTTACTAAATGAATTTACTGAAAACGTTTGCAGATTAGTGTAGACTTATTTGGCTGCAGCCTTGGCTACAAACCTCATAGCCTGCGATATGAATGAATGAGAGTGATCACAAAGGAAGTAACGTAATGAAATGTTGAAGTGTTGATCTTTTTTTATGCCCTTTGAACTTAATTTTGTGATTTCCCCATTAGATGTTGCTGATTTACATGCCTGAAAAACTTTGCATAAAATTAACGGATGGTCGAAAGGATGCGTAGAAATGTGCATCTTTTCCTGGAtagatttttttaataaatCCCGACTCTGGCGGGGAAAGGTGTGTATGCACATTTCAGCCTCGTTCATGCAACTTTTATGTGCGTAGTAgcctttataaatgaggcccctggtaTCATGCAATTTTTTACtatatgggaaaataacatgggttTTTTGAATTATCACATTAAACTCTAAAGTAAGTGTGAAATGTAGACGTTTTGTTCAACACACACTTTTGCCCTCTGCCTTTGAGGGGCTCCTGTGATCTTCTtctagatttttgctaccccagagctaacttgcaatgcaacttgccataggtagttagcttcaattaacacccggatcttcttacatgggcaaagatggcagctttggttcttttttgtaggcaaacttcagaggtctattgaacgtcgacttgtaaccggagggttgccggttcgaaccccgaccagtaggcatggctgccCCAAATAATTGTATGtaaggcacccaacccctcactgctccccgagcgccgctgttgttgcaggcagctcactgcgccgggattagtgtgtgcttcacctcactggtgtgttcactgtgtgctgagtgtgtttcactaattcacggattgggataaatgcagagaacaaatttccctcatgggatcaaaagagtatacttatacttatgcagTTTTCAATCCCCCCCATAGTAGATCTCAACCAATCATCTACAGTCCGCATGGCAGATCTCAATCGTCTCTATTTGTTGCTCATGACTCAGCAGAACTCCACCAAGCATATGTACTCCTCACTCAAAGGGCTAAGATGCACCAATCATATCCTCTCCACTATCTCACTcagcaatctttttttttattatctcaTCTGTTCCACTCACCCACAGACCGGACAGATTCATTAATTTTCTCCAATTCGTCAACAGTTATCTCCCTCCGCACTGTAATACCAGAGTAGAAAATATGGTTAAAAGAGATGATCACAAACACAGAGTTATGAGCATATATCAACcattcttacaaacacacacaaagttatgAGCATATATATTAACCATTCTAACGAAGAAATCTATTCTTAAAATCCatcttttagtgtgtgtgtgtgtgtgtgtcaaacacaaactccgGCCTGGTACTTACATGTACGCTCCATACGGTCCTTCTCTAAAGAAACCACAAGCAGAgatgagagtgtgaatgaggccCAATagaaacacattaacactagcATGACATTCTTTTACACATTAGGGCTGTGACACACAAACCTGATGGCTGACCGTCGGCAGAAAAGCTGTCGGACTGATCAGTCGGCTCCCATCTCCCCGAGTCGGTCAAAAAAGCGCCGCGGAACACACCGACGTGACCGAAGTTATGAAGTGACGCAGACGCCAAGCGTACgttctgtgtgtgcgcgagacGTAATACACAGCAGCCAATGGACTGAAATGGCACTAGTTTCGGACTTCTCtaattaagcaataagaacatataaatgtaaatatataatgtgtactattttattgtcattgcttgtgtgtgatgccaatgaaacactctttcggacacggaataaataatttatttttgccCGTTAACTGagctagctaacattagcagTAAAGGAAaagtggtaacactttacttgacgggtgagttcataacacattcatagcacctgtcataaactgcacataaggcattcatgactgtttcatgagagatgactcaacattcataccaaacctttcatgaatgtggaagacagaccaaacaacttgtcaaaataaaagtccaacaatcgcaaagcggcattgccgtttttgttccaaacctcttacctgatcacgtcccATCTGAGTCagtgggctactccagtgccaaaaagacagaacatggtcaagcaaatcatttttgtttcataaaaatgtatttgttttatgatgtaacctttgcagatgatttctcatcttttgctactggatacacaaatacgggtcagctaaatgtaggctagtttacctcccagtgttaaactcagtgattacgaatactcccaacttgtatagtaaagtgacattcgatgtagactccataagatattcatgaaatatttacaaaggctggagagaagaacggcaatgctgctttgcgattgttggacttttattttgacaagttgtcgtcgttctgtcttccacattcatgaaaggtttggtatgaattttgagtcatgtctcatgaaacagtcatgaatgctttatgtgcagtttatgacagctgtaatgaatgtgttatgaactcacacgtcaagtaaagtgttacaggaaaagtgaatgggaatgttcgctAGCTGGGTAGCAaataaggactttggttaaacttgtatattgttgcaaactaacctgaaataacatatgttcaagCAACTGTGTGGTAGTCcactagttctagcaaaaataTGTTAGGATAGTTTATCAAAATGGGTTCATACTGTAACTTACTTCGCTAATGGTCATAGACCTACAAATCTGAGATAATGGGCTAGCTAGTCAAGAGGTctagcactccaccaatcagacTGGTCATTGAGGCTGACTGCTTTTGGCCGATAagacatgtcaaatcagccaaaATGAACACTGACGCCGACTGACGACAGCACGGGACACACCGAACCGACTCGAGTCACCGACCTCGCCCGACTGTCCGACGACGTCCAACGGCCGATAATCGGGTTGGTGTGTCCGGGCCCTTACACCAACAGACAGGACCATAAGTGTCCATATccagtgtgtaggtgggtgtgtgcgtacatgtgtgtgtgtgagatagagatgAGATCAGTAACAGACATGAGCACatctggaacacacacagagtattgtGCAtagcatattgtgtgtgtgtgtgtgtgtgtgtgtgcagggacacTGTTAAGGGGCTGAAGCTAGGCTACTTTGCACTTCTAAAGCACACTAGAATttaatcaggtgtgtgtgtgtgtgtgtgtttatattatcAAATAATGTAGTCAAAATTATATGTAAACTCTATGTTTGTTTAAATTGTAAATGAAACATGTCATTTTTGTaacgtgtgtctgtctgtctatgtgtgtgtgtgtgtgtgagagagagagagagagattgtgtgcacgtgtgtctgCACACTGTGGAGGTGTGGTTCATGTATCTTCAGCTGGAAAGGGAATTTCAGTATGTGCATGAAAAAtagatatgtttgtgtgtgtgtgtgtgtgtgtttgtctgccagTTTATCAGTTTCCGTATGCACTGTATGTGTTTTGTATCATGATGAATGTGTGAGTCCACTGCAGACTGTCAGTAACACATCATCTTACCAGGcctgatgaccatgatgaccccctccctcctaaagaaacccaaacactcaaactcctctctggtacttacCAAATGGATctaaagaaaccagaagcagagatgagatcattAATGAGGTCCAATAGAAACACACTAACATGATATGAATTCACACCAacagacatgacatgacaatatgGAGAACCCCTCCTTATCCAATATGTACATATGTgttagggtgaccagatgaTGGGTGAAATTTGGGACGGGACCGTATAAGATAGGCTACATGAATTTCAGAACTCTACACCAAATTTAATTTTTCTTCAGATATTGAAATGTCTGCCATTAGGTAAACCAAGTAATACTAACATaaatcattaaaatcatgaacTCAAATGTCAttatgaaaaacaaacacaatgacTGCTTATACT
The sequence above is a segment of the Alosa sapidissima isolate fAloSap1 chromosome 2, fAloSap1.pri, whole genome shotgun sequence genome. Coding sequences within it:
- the LOC121697491 gene encoding trichohyalin-like, with the protein product MATGGTDNGFKLVISGRPVKCNEGDDVTLPCHLSPETSVVAMEIRWFRWTDVVYLYKNGDVIEGRGYEGRVSVDPQGLQRGDVSLRLKGCTWGHDKGVYTCQVICEGQQEETRVGLEIRRPKRDWHDPFEKDRMERTLRREITVDELEKINESVRSVAPPAWWKATEELMKRNRQLEKSKKPIEEKQLEEGKNTLQEEDEQLEDEDLTTQLQEEERELEERDKQLEERDKQLEESDTQLELKEIYGDDPDLPRIRRRWSAQEPLDFRRDSPGPALPVSAAVSELRLVLLGGSTSGKRAAGDIILGTDTSTETQHSEKRQEEVAGRRVTVVDTPDWFCSGLSEKDMREDVGRCVRLSAPGPHAFLLVMPMKPSEGEEKRMRKKMEDIFWEGCWGHTLILFTHTGRLSEKRVEELLQTGSQELRQLVEKCENRYHLLNIKDRPDDTEITQLLEKIDKMVSGNRKKFYSSETYEDAERQRTAIERRIEKEWRVLMERKEKEMKSEHKKEMERSLNKMKGEIQEKELKISELEGRITELEKELRKEKEEKRKELERQEEMEEMTERYEREARDEAQRILMKVILPEVQEEFNSLKKDFIRQKGREIENLRQDIRVKEKIINDLKQSRGVGEKSTELEKLLLEQRELERENGRMEDMLYEKDREIERMRLKLKESGISTT